The region TCGCATTTGGCAAACAATGGAAGAACCAGAATGGGCCAATGTGAATTATGAAAAACCTGATTTCCAAGCTATTTCCTATTATTCAGCGCCTAAAAAAGCGGATCCTAATAAAACATTGGATGATGTTGATCCAGAGTTGCTAGCCATGTATAAAAAGCTAGGAATTTCTGTAGATGAGCAAAAAATGATGAATAATGTGGCGATAGACATTGTGGTAGATTCTGTATCTGTAGCCACTACATTTAAGAAAACGTTGGCAGAAAAAGGTATTATTTTTATGAGTATTTCTGAAGCGATAAAAGAGCATCCAGAATTGGTTCAAAAATACTTAGGTTCTGTTGTACCTACAACGGATAACTTTTATGCCGCTTTAAATTCAGCTGTTTTTTCAGATGGAAGTTTTTGTTACATTCCAAAAGGGGTAAAATGTCCGATGGAATTGTCAACATATTTCCGAATCAATCAAGGCGGAACAGGTCAGTTTGAAAGAACATTGGTAATTGCGGATGAAGGAAGTTATGTTTCCTATCTAGAAGGATGTACAGCTCCGAGTCGCGATGAAAATCAATTACATGCTGCGGTAGTGGAATTAATTGCCATGGACGATGCCGAAATTAAATATTCAACCGTTCAAAACTGGTATCCTGGAAATAAAGAAGGTAAAGGTGGTGTTTACAACTTCGTTACCAAAAGAGGTTTGTGCGAGAAAAATGCCAAAATTTCTTGGACGCAAGTAGAAACGGGTTCTGCCGTAACCTGGAAATATCCTTCGTGTGTATTGAAAGGAGACAATTCTATTGGTGAGTTTTATTCCATTGCTGTTACCAATAATTTCCAACAAGCGGACACCGGAACGAAGATGATTCATTTGGGGAAAAACACCAAATCAACGATTATATCTAAAGGAATTTCTGCAGGTAAATCACAAAACAGTTACAGAGGTTTGGTGCAAATTGGTGCAAGAGCTGAAAATGCACGTAATTTTTCACAATGTGATTCGCTTTTAATGGGAAATAATTGCGGTGCACATACTTTTCCCTATATCGAAAGTAAAAATGCTTCGGCAAAAATTGAACACGAAGCTACGACTTCAAAAATTGGAGAAGATCAAGTGTTTTATTGTAATCAAAGAGGAATTCCAACCGAAAAAGCGATTGCATTAATTGTTAATGGCTTCAGTAAAGAAGTATTGAACAAATTACCGATGGAATTTGCCGTGGAAGCTCAGAAATTATTGGAAATTTCGTTAGAAGGTTCCGTAGGATAGTTTTGTTTTAAGTTTCAGGTTTCAAGTTATACCTGAACTTTAAATAATTATAATAGAATTTAAAATAATTAAATATAAATGTTTCAAGAA is a window of Flavobacterium indicum GPTSA100-9 = DSM 17447 DNA encoding:
- the sufB gene encoding Fe-S cluster assembly protein SufB is translated as MSKYTEDDLKVELENKEYEYGFYTNLESETFPAGLNEEIIRAISKKKEEPEWMTEWRLEAFRIWQTMEEPEWANVNYEKPDFQAISYYSAPKKADPNKTLDDVDPELLAMYKKLGISVDEQKMMNNVAIDIVVDSVSVATTFKKTLAEKGIIFMSISEAIKEHPELVQKYLGSVVPTTDNFYAALNSAVFSDGSFCYIPKGVKCPMELSTYFRINQGGTGQFERTLVIADEGSYVSYLEGCTAPSRDENQLHAAVVELIAMDDAEIKYSTVQNWYPGNKEGKGGVYNFVTKRGLCEKNAKISWTQVETGSAVTWKYPSCVLKGDNSIGEFYSIAVTNNFQQADTGTKMIHLGKNTKSTIISKGISAGKSQNSYRGLVQIGARAENARNFSQCDSLLMGNNCGAHTFPYIESKNASAKIEHEATTSKIGEDQVFYCNQRGIPTEKAIALIVNGFSKEVLNKLPMEFAVEAQKLLEISLEGSVG